A genomic stretch from Pseudomonas sp. MUP55 includes:
- the pcaG gene encoding protocatechuate 3,4-dioxygenase subunit alpha, with protein MSLYATTSHTVGPYYHIGLTWLNREDLTVAATLGERVAITGQVVDGNGDVVNDAMLEVWQANAAGKYDHPEDEQDKPVDPNFEGFGRVPVDAEGRFRFTTIKPGSVPGLKGTTQAPHLVVLVFARGLVKHLLTRIYFDGEALNADDALLACVPAERRGTLIARQDGAGVYQWDVVLQGTDRETVFFDY; from the coding sequence ATGAGCCTTTACGCAACCACGTCCCACACCGTCGGGCCGTATTACCACATCGGCCTGACCTGGCTGAACCGCGAAGACCTGACCGTCGCCGCCACCCTCGGCGAACGCGTGGCGATCACTGGGCAAGTGGTGGACGGCAACGGTGATGTGGTCAACGACGCCATGCTCGAAGTCTGGCAGGCGAACGCCGCCGGCAAGTACGACCACCCGGAAGACGAGCAGGACAAACCGGTAGATCCCAATTTCGAAGGCTTTGGCCGCGTGCCGGTGGATGCCGAAGGGCGTTTCCGCTTTACCACGATCAAGCCGGGCAGCGTGCCGGGGCTTAAAGGCACGACCCAGGCGCCGCACCTGGTGGTGCTGGTGTTTGCCCGTGGGTTGGTCAAGCACTTGCTGACGCGAATTTATTTTGACGGTGAAGCGCTGAATGCAGATGACGCGTTGCTGGCGTGTGTGCCGGCCGAACGTCGCGGTACGCTGATTGCCAGGCAGGATGGGGCAGGGGTTTATCAGTGGGATGTGGTTTTGCAGGGGACAGACAGGGAAACGGTGTTTTTCGATTATTGA
- a CDS encoding MFS family transporter: MTTTTSHYTGEERSKRIFAIVGASSGNLVEWFDFYVYAFCAIYFAPAFFPSDDPTVQLLNTAGVFAAGFLMRPIGGWLFGRVADKHGRKNSMMISVLMMCAGSLVIAFLPTYNTIGAWAPALLLVARLFQGLSVGGEYGTTATYMSEVALKGQRGFFASFQYVTLIGGQLLAVLVVVILQQILTEEELRAWGWRIPFVIGAIAAVISLLLRRTLKETTSKEMREDKDAGSIVALFRDHGKAFITVLGYTAGGSLIFYTFTTYMQKYLVNTVGMHAKTSSYIMTGALFLYMCMQPLFGMLADKIGRRNSMLWFAGLGTLFTVPILLTLKTVTSPFLAFVLITLALAIVSFYTSISGLVKAEMFPPQVRALGVGLAYAVANAVFGGSAEVVALGLKSIGMENSFYWYVTAMMAVAFLFSLRLPKQAAYLHHDL, encoded by the coding sequence ATGACAACAACAACGAGTCACTACACCGGAGAAGAACGCAGCAAACGGATTTTTGCGATTGTCGGTGCTTCCTCCGGCAACCTGGTCGAATGGTTCGACTTCTACGTCTATGCCTTCTGCGCCATCTATTTTGCCCCGGCGTTTTTTCCGTCGGATGACCCCACCGTGCAGTTGCTCAATACCGCTGGCGTGTTCGCTGCCGGGTTCCTGATGCGTCCTATCGGCGGCTGGCTGTTTGGCCGGGTGGCCGACAAGCATGGCCGCAAGAATTCAATGATGATCTCGGTGCTGATGATGTGCGCCGGTTCCCTGGTCATCGCCTTCCTGCCCACCTACAACACGATCGGTGCCTGGGCGCCGGCGCTGCTGTTGGTGGCGCGACTGTTCCAGGGTTTGTCGGTGGGTGGCGAATACGGCACCACCGCCACCTACATGAGCGAAGTGGCGCTCAAGGGCCAGCGCGGTTTCTTCGCCTCGTTCCAGTACGTGACCCTGATCGGCGGGCAATTGCTGGCGGTGTTGGTGGTGGTGATCCTGCAACAGATCCTCACCGAGGAAGAATTGCGCGCCTGGGGCTGGCGGATTCCGTTCGTGATCGGCGCCATTGCGGCGGTGATCTCGTTGCTGCTGCGACGCACCCTCAAGGAAACCACCAGCAAGGAAATGCGCGAAGACAAGGACGCCGGCAGCATCGTCGCGCTGTTCCGTGACCACGGCAAAGCGTTCATTACAGTGCTGGGCTACACCGCCGGCGGCTCGCTGATTTTCTATACGTTCACCACTTACATGCAGAAGTACCTGGTGAATACCGTGGGCATGCACGCCAAGACCTCCAGCTACATCATGACCGGTGCGCTGTTTCTCTACATGTGCATGCAGCCGCTGTTCGGCATGCTGGCCGACAAGATCGGCCGGCGCAATTCCATGCTCTGGTTCGCCGGCCTGGGCACGCTGTTCACGGTGCCCATCCTGCTGACCCTGAAAACCGTCACCAGCCCGTTCCTGGCCTTTGTCTTGATCACCCTGGCCCTGGCAATCGTCAGCTTCTATACCTCCATCAGCGGCCTGGTCAAAGCGGAGATGTTCCCGCCTCAGGTGCGTGCCCTGGGCGTAGGCCTGGCCTATGCGGTGGCCAACGCGGTGTTCGGCGGTTCGGCGGAAGTGGTCGCGTTGGGACTGAAGTCCATCGGCATGGAAAACAGTTTCTACTGGTATGTCACCGCGATGATGGCGGTGGCGTTCCTGTTCAGCTTGCGCCTGCCCAAGCAGGCCGCTTACTTGCACCATGATTTGTAA
- a CDS encoding 3-carboxy-cis,cis-muconate cycloisomerase has protein sequence MTLRTSNQLFDAYFTADSMAEVFCDQGRLQGMLDFEAALARAEAQVGLIPQAAVAPIAQACLASLYDVDALSGAIATAGNSAIPLVKALGKLIAAEDAGAERYVHLGATSQDVMDTGLVLQLRSALALIEADLARLGDVLAAQAQRHASTPLAGRTWLQHATPVTLGMKIAGWLGAVTRSRQRLVELKPRLLVLQFGGASGTLAALGEQAMPVAQALAAELHLALPDQPWHTQRDRLVELASVLGLIAGSLGKLGRDISLLMQTEAAEVFEPSAPGKGGSSTMPHKRNPVGAAVLISAATRVPGLVATLFSAMPQEHERSLGLWHAEWETLPEICRLVSGALKQALLVSEGLEVDAERMARNLDLTQGLVLAEAVSIVLAQRLGRETAHHLLEQCCKRAVAEQRHLRAVLADEPQITAELSSAELDRLLDPAHYLGQARTWVSRAVTEHFGLTA, from the coding sequence ATGACACTGCGCACGAGCAACCAACTGTTCGACGCTTACTTCACCGCTGACAGCATGGCCGAAGTGTTCTGTGACCAGGGCCGCTTGCAGGGCATGCTGGATTTCGAGGCCGCGCTGGCCCGCGCCGAGGCCCAGGTCGGGTTGATCCCCCAGGCCGCCGTGGCCCCGATTGCCCAGGCCTGCCTGGCCTCGTTGTATGACGTGGATGCGCTCAGCGGCGCGATTGCCACGGCGGGTAACTCTGCCATCCCACTGGTCAAGGCACTGGGCAAGTTGATTGCCGCTGAAGATGCAGGGGCCGAGCGCTATGTGCACCTTGGCGCCACCAGCCAGGATGTGATGGACACCGGCCTGGTGTTGCAGCTGCGCAGCGCGCTGGCGTTGATCGAGGCGGACCTGGCGCGCCTGGGCGACGTATTGGCCGCCCAGGCGCAGCGGCATGCGTCAACCCCCTTGGCGGGCCGCACCTGGCTGCAGCACGCCACGCCCGTCACCCTGGGCATGAAAATCGCCGGCTGGCTGGGCGCGGTGACGCGCAGTCGCCAGCGGCTGGTGGAATTGAAACCGCGTTTGCTGGTGCTGCAGTTTGGCGGTGCGTCGGGCACCCTGGCCGCGCTGGGGGAGCAGGCCATGCCGGTGGCGCAAGCCTTGGCCGCAGAGTTGCACTTGGCCTTGCCCGATCAGCCCTGGCACACGCAGCGTGATCGCCTGGTGGAGCTGGCCAGCGTGCTTGGCCTGATCGCCGGCAGCCTCGGCAAGCTGGGCCGCGACATCAGCTTGTTGATGCAGACCGAAGCGGCGGAAGTGTTCGAGCCCTCGGCGCCGGGCAAGGGCGGTTCGTCGACCATGCCCCACAAGCGCAATCCGGTGGGGGCCGCCGTGCTGATCAGCGCTGCGACCCGCGTGCCTGGCCTCGTGGCGACGCTGTTCAGCGCCATGCCCCAGGAGCACGAACGCAGCCTGGGGCTGTGGCATGCCGAATGGGAAACCTTGCCCGAGATCTGCCGACTGGTGTCCGGCGCGCTGAAGCAGGCGTTGCTGGTCAGCGAAGGCTTGGAGGTGGATGCCGAGCGCATGGCCCGCAACCTCGACCTGACCCAGGGCCTGGTGCTGGCCGAAGCCGTCAGCATCGTGCTGGCCCAGCGCCTGGGCCGTGAGACGGCGCACCACCTGTTGGAGCAATGCTGCAAACGCGCCGTTGCCGAGCAGCGGCACTTACGTGCCGTGCTGGCGGATGAGCCGCAGATCACCGCCGAGTTGTCGTCGGCCGAACTGGACCGCCTGCTCGACCCGGCTCACTACCTGGGCCAGGCCCGTACCTGGGTCAGCCGCGCCGTGACCGAACACTTTGGATTGACTGCGTAA
- the pcaD gene encoding 3-oxoadipate enol-lactonase translates to MAFVQLAEGELHYQLDGPADAPVLVLSNSLGTDLHMWDIQIPAFIEHFRVLRFDTRGHGRSLVTEGPYSIEQLGHDVLALLDALGIERAHFCGLSMGGLIGQWLGINAGARLNRLVVCNTAAKIGTPEVWNPRIEMVLRDGAAAMVALRDASIARWFTADFAAAHPHQANQITDMLAATSPQGYAANCAAVRDADFREQLASIKAPTLVIAGTEDAVTPPAGSHFIQNHVRGAEYAEFYAAHLSNVQAGAAFSDRVIEFLLGR, encoded by the coding sequence GTGGCTTTCGTACAACTCGCTGAGGGCGAACTGCATTACCAACTCGATGGGCCCGCCGATGCACCGGTGCTGGTGCTGTCCAACTCCCTGGGCACCGACCTGCATATGTGGGACATCCAGATCCCGGCGTTCATCGAACATTTTCGGGTGCTGCGCTTCGACACCCGAGGCCATGGCCGCTCGCTGGTCACCGAAGGGCCCTACAGCATCGAGCAGCTGGGCCACGATGTACTCGCGCTGCTGGATGCGCTGGGTATCGAGCGCGCGCATTTTTGTGGGCTGTCCATGGGCGGGTTGATCGGCCAGTGGCTGGGCATCAACGCAGGCGCGCGGCTGAACCGCCTGGTGGTGTGCAACACCGCCGCCAAGATCGGCACGCCTGAGGTGTGGAACCCGCGTATTGAAATGGTGTTGCGCGATGGCGCGGCGGCGATGGTCGCGCTGCGCGATGCCTCGATTGCACGCTGGTTCACCGCCGACTTTGCCGCCGCCCATCCTCACCAGGCCAACCAGATCACCGACATGCTCGCGGCGACTTCGCCCCAGGGCTACGCCGCCAATTGCGCGGCGGTGCGTGATGCCGATTTTCGTGAGCAACTGGCGTCAATCAAGGCTCCGACCCTGGTGATTGCCGGCACTGAAGACGCGGTGACACCACCGGCCGGCAGCCACTTTATCCAGAACCATGTGCGGGGCGCCGAATACGCCGAGTTCTATGCGGCGCACCTGTCCAATGTCCAGGCCGGCGCTGCCTTCAGCGACCGCGTCATTGAATTTCTGCTGGGCCGTTGA
- the pcaC gene encoding 4-carboxymuconolactone decarboxylase, protein MDEKQRYAEGLQVRREVLGDAHVERSLNALTEFNSEFQEMITRHAWGDIWTRPGLPRHTRSLITIAMLIGMNRTDELKLHLRAAASNGVTRAEIKEVLMQSAIYCGIPAANATFHLAESVWDELGVESRET, encoded by the coding sequence GTGGACGAGAAACAACGTTATGCCGAAGGTCTGCAGGTGCGCCGCGAAGTGCTGGGCGACGCCCATGTCGAACGCAGCCTCAATGCGCTGACCGAGTTCAACAGCGAGTTCCAGGAAATGATCACCCGCCATGCCTGGGGCGATATCTGGACTCGCCCTGGCTTGCCACGGCACACCCGCAGCCTGATCACCATCGCCATGCTGATCGGCATGAACCGCACTGACGAGTTGAAGCTGCACCTGCGTGCCGCCGCCAGCAATGGCGTGACCCGCGCCGAAATCAAGGAAGTGCTGATGCAAAGCGCGATCTATTGCGGGATACCGGCGGCGAACGCGACGTTCCACCTGGCTGAGTCGGTGTGGGATGAACTGGGCGTCGAATCCCGCGAGACCTGA
- a CDS encoding polysaccharide deacetylase family protein, which translates to MKTFATALTVFALALSLTGCIGSPIALTPQTEQRLQTQAPIRFLLTFDDGPSASGYNNPSRSVVADLANNPVLPGIKAVFFLQTEAARSGGSARGRKTMEREYAAGHVLAFHTATAFHTNHRWLNDAELERTLTEGAAHIAAITGTPPLLVRPPFWNYDRRTFAAYRRHGMQVLLTDLSANDGKIWGFNASPRRRANLYRQLSVVRERIALGELPSVDGAIPVVVTFHDINRYTARHMQEYLQILMDSARINGLKTATEPFYTDRAALQRAALARTVKDVNEPVHLPGVWNWVWDADSN; encoded by the coding sequence ATGAAAACCTTCGCTACAGCACTCACAGTGTTTGCCCTGGCCCTGAGCCTGACGGGTTGTATCGGCTCGCCCATCGCCCTGACGCCGCAGACCGAGCAGCGCCTGCAAACCCAGGCACCGATCCGTTTTCTGCTGACCTTCGACGACGGCCCAAGTGCCTCGGGGTACAACAACCCGAGCCGTTCGGTGGTGGCCGACCTGGCCAATAACCCGGTGTTGCCGGGGATCAAGGCGGTGTTTTTCCTGCAGACCGAAGCCGCCCGTTCAGGGGGCAGCGCGCGCGGGCGCAAGACCATGGAGCGTGAGTACGCCGCCGGCCATGTCCTGGCCTTCCACACCGCGACGGCGTTTCATACCAATCATCGCTGGCTCAATGACGCCGAGCTGGAACGCACCCTCACCGAAGGCGCCGCGCACATTGCCGCCATTACCGGCACACCGCCGCTGCTGGTGCGGCCGCCGTTCTGGAACTACGACCGCCGCACGTTCGCCGCCTACCGGCGCCACGGCATGCAGGTATTGCTGACCGACCTGAGTGCCAATGACGGCAAAATCTGGGGCTTCAACGCCAGCCCCCGTCGCCGCGCCAACCTGTACCGGCAACTGTCGGTGGTGCGTGAGCGCATCGCGTTGGGTGAGTTGCCCTCGGTGGACGGCGCGATCCCGGTGGTGGTGACCTTCCACGACATCAACCGCTACACCGCACGGCATATGCAGGAATACCTGCAGATCCTGATGGACAGCGCACGCATCAACGGCCTGAAGACCGCCACCGAGCCGTTCTACACCGACCGTGCGGCGCTGCAACGCGCGGCCCTGGCGCGCACGGTCAAGGATGTGAACGAGCCGGTGCACCTGCCGGGAGTGTGGAACTGGGTGTGGGATGCCGATTCCAACTGA
- a CDS encoding OprD family porin produces MSTFHPRRLLLATAVASLALPVAAEEHGFLEDASANLNLRNFFFNRNYTNPTKTQGGAQEWTQSFIFDAKSGFTQGTVGFGVDVLGLYSLKLDGGRGTGGTQLLPLDHDGRPADAFGRLGVAFKARFSRTELKVGEWMPVLPILRSDDGRSLPQTLRGGQITSREIDGLTLYGGQFRANSPRDDSSMRDMSMTGKTAFTSDRFNFQGAEYAFNDKRTQVGVWNAQLKDIYRQQFLNLIHTQPVGDWTLGANLGFFYGKDDGSARAGSLDNKTWSGLLSARHGGNTFYIGLQKLTGDSAWMRVNGTSGGTLANDSYNSSYDNAQEKSWQVRHDYNFVALGVPGLTLMNRYISGSNVHTGTVTDGKEWGRESELGYTVQSGSLKNLTVRWRNSSMRRDYSNNEFDENRLIVSYPISLL; encoded by the coding sequence ATGAGCACTTTCCACCCGCGCCGGCTCTTGCTGGCAACCGCTGTCGCCAGTCTTGCCCTGCCTGTCGCCGCCGAGGAACACGGCTTTCTCGAAGACGCCAGCGCCAACCTCAACCTGCGCAATTTCTTCTTCAATCGCAACTACACCAACCCGACCAAAACCCAGGGCGGCGCGCAGGAGTGGACGCAAAGTTTCATCTTCGATGCCAAGTCCGGGTTCACTCAGGGCACGGTGGGTTTTGGTGTGGACGTGCTGGGCTTGTACTCGCTCAAGCTCGATGGCGGGCGCGGCACCGGTGGCACGCAGTTATTGCCGCTGGACCACGACGGCCGGCCAGCCGATGCATTCGGGCGCCTGGGCGTGGCGTTCAAGGCCCGTTTTTCCCGGACGGAATTGAAAGTCGGCGAATGGATGCCGGTGCTGCCGATCCTGCGCTCGGACGACGGCCGCTCACTGCCGCAAACCCTGCGCGGCGGGCAGATCACCTCCAGGGAAATCGACGGCCTGACCCTGTACGGCGGCCAGTTCCGTGCCAACAGCCCGCGGGACGACAGCAGCATGCGCGACATGTCGATGACCGGCAAAACCGCGTTCACGTCCGACCGCTTCAACTTCCAGGGCGCCGAATACGCCTTCAACGACAAACGCACGCAAGTCGGGGTGTGGAATGCCCAGCTCAAGGACATCTACCGCCAGCAATTTCTCAACCTGATCCACACCCAGCCTGTGGGCGACTGGACCCTGGGCGCCAACCTGGGGTTCTTCTATGGCAAGGACGACGGCAGCGCCCGCGCCGGCAGCCTGGACAACAAGACCTGGTCCGGCCTGCTATCGGCCCGCCACGGCGGCAACACCTTTTACATCGGCCTGCAGAAACTCACCGGCGACAGCGCCTGGATGCGGGTCAACGGCACCAGCGGCGGCACGCTGGCCAATGACAGCTACAACTCCAGCTACGACAACGCCCAGGAGAAATCCTGGCAGGTGCGTCACGACTACAACTTCGTTGCCCTTGGCGTACCGGGGCTGACCCTGATGAACCGCTATATCAGCGGCAGCAACGTGCACACCGGCACGGTGACCGACGGCAAGGAATGGGGACGCGAAAGCGAATTGGGCTACACCGTGCAAAGCGGCAGCTTGAAGAACCTGACTGTGCGCTGGCGCAATTCGAGCATGCGTCGTGACTACAGTAATAACGAGTTCGATGAAAACCGGTTGATCGTCAGCTACCCGATAAGTCTGCTGTAA
- a CDS encoding J domain-containing protein — MDCWTVLQLDDDADERTIKRAYARLIKNCRPDEDAEGFQRVREAYEQALSYARWQAEHQQEEEEEERQADVVEQSHGHFNDLAELMDVSTLRPAPVDAREQDPAHALLQGVGLHNLDERWAQAQQQGCGDAFQAGLLRHCFEAPGERSAIVHWATQHLEWLTPWQRVSMAPWQHQVLVSQLLQEYRDHLQALLAQKAEREFVTALTQYNSQPWLRVFDLQQQWQQSILRLLHDSQWSVPLFERVCQAFGWDDQQGIHPEPTWIWRDLVSRCEQESFYANLQEKAQDTRRMSVDAQAARLLLTPMSATEQMRLIRGFSDAHWNACQQLGETLTWRYPQLLERLPEADAFFWRKFRIRPIYTHVFIRLWAIFALGAGLNLIHDDSGKLDAGVVVILLALLIVPAVVGFRLTQMWAGMSWSFIIQDLWLSQRLIPKRLNPNGYWLVLRHGVPQLCMLLACGLILGVLGMVTYAGMVLISLLHPKRIGQMSARVSQYPWVNGLHWAFWSPLQVVFLVVMVAVMLAAQYYLPAVPWTHFNLQKH; from the coding sequence ATGGACTGCTGGACAGTATTACAACTGGACGATGATGCCGACGAACGCACCATCAAGCGGGCTTACGCACGGCTGATCAAAAATTGCCGTCCGGACGAAGATGCCGAGGGCTTCCAGCGCGTGCGCGAAGCCTATGAGCAAGCGCTGAGCTACGCGCGCTGGCAAGCCGAGCACCAGCAGGAGGAAGAAGAAGAGGAGCGCCAGGCCGACGTCGTCGAACAGAGCCATGGCCACTTCAACGACCTGGCCGAATTGATGGACGTGAGCACGCTGCGTCCGGCCCCCGTTGACGCCCGCGAACAGGACCCGGCCCACGCGCTGCTCCAGGGCGTTGGCCTGCACAATCTCGACGAGCGCTGGGCCCAGGCTCAGCAGCAGGGCTGCGGCGATGCCTTCCAGGCCGGGCTGTTGCGCCACTGCTTTGAAGCACCCGGCGAACGCAGCGCCATCGTCCATTGGGCGACGCAACACCTGGAATGGCTGACGCCCTGGCAACGCGTGAGCATGGCGCCGTGGCAGCACCAGGTACTCGTCAGCCAATTGCTGCAGGAATATCGTGATCACCTGCAAGCGCTGCTGGCGCAAAAGGCCGAGCGCGAGTTCGTCACCGCGTTGACGCAGTACAATAGCCAGCCCTGGCTACGGGTATTCGACCTGCAGCAACAATGGCAGCAGAGCATTCTGCGCCTGCTGCACGACAGCCAATGGAGCGTGCCGCTGTTCGAGCGCGTGTGCCAGGCGTTTGGCTGGGACGACCAGCAAGGCATACACCCCGAGCCCACCTGGATATGGCGCGACCTGGTGTCACGCTGCGAGCAGGAAAGCTTCTACGCCAACCTTCAGGAAAAGGCCCAGGACACCCGCCGCATGTCCGTCGACGCCCAGGCCGCGCGCTTGCTGCTGACGCCGATGTCTGCGACAGAACAAATGCGCCTGATCAGGGGCTTCAGCGACGCCCACTGGAACGCGTGTCAGCAACTCGGCGAAACCTTGACGTGGCGCTACCCGCAACTGCTGGAGCGACTGCCTGAGGCCGACGCGTTTTTCTGGCGTAAATTCAGGATCCGACCGATCTACACCCATGTGTTTATCCGACTGTGGGCGATCTTCGCGCTGGGGGCGGGCCTGAACCTGATTCACGACGATTCGGGAAAGCTGGATGCTGGCGTGGTGGTGATACTGCTGGCGTTGTTGATCGTGCCGGCGGTGGTCGGTTTCCGCCTCACCCAGATGTGGGCCGGCATGAGTTGGTCTTTTATCATTCAAGACCTGTGGCTGAGCCAGCGCCTGATCCCCAAGCGCCTCAATCCCAACGGATACTGGCTGGTGCTACGCCATGGCGTCCCGCAGCTGTGCATGCTGCTGGCGTGCGGGTTGATACTGGGCGTACTGGGTATGGTGACCTATGCCGGGATGGTGCTGATCAGCCTGCTGCACCCGAAACGCATCGGCCAGATGAGCGCTAGAGTCAGCCAGTACCCGTGGGTGAACGGCCTGCACTGGGCATTCTGGAGCCCGCTGCAAGTGGTGTTCCTGGTGGTGATGGTGGCGGTAATGCTCGCCGCTCAGTACTACCTGCCCGCCGTGCCCTGGACCCACTTCAACCTGCAGAAACACTGA
- a CDS encoding molecular chaperone HscC, with protein sequence MIVGIDLGTTNSLAAVWRGDAAELVPNALGQLLTPSVVGLDDQGRVLVGQAAKERLHTHPHLTTSLFKRYMGSATEVRLGDRSFRPEELSALVLKSLKEDIERTYGHTVTEAVISVPAYFSDGQRKATRIAGELAGLTVEKLINEPTAAALAYGLHQRDKETSFLVFDLGGGTFDVSIIELFDGVMEVRASAGDNFLGGEDFDTLLLEHFVDSQRNAQGFPPTSSVLQALRREAERVRKALGQDDSADFTLRVDGQQWVKTITQQELAKLYTPLLERLRAPIERALRDARIRVGDLDEILLVGGTTRMPLVRKLAASLFGRFPSISLDPDQVVANGAAIQAALKARSAALEEVVLTDVCPYTLGIETANQYGSHIENGHYLPLIERNSSVPVSRVKSVVTLSDDQSRVLLKIYQGESRLVKDNIELGQLEIPVPKRKAGEVSLDVRFTYDNNGLLEAQVSIPLTGEQHSLVIENNPGVLSPQEIQQRLQALALLKIHPRDQQVNTVLTARLERLYQESLGDVRQQLGHWAAQFQQVLDTQDERRIREARSELTRQLEQLDNGFWR encoded by the coding sequence ATGATCGTAGGAATCGACCTGGGGACCACCAACAGTCTGGCCGCCGTCTGGCGCGGTGACGCCGCCGAATTGGTGCCCAATGCCCTTGGCCAGTTGCTGACCCCCAGTGTGGTCGGGCTGGATGATCAAGGCCGTGTCCTGGTAGGCCAGGCTGCCAAAGAGCGCCTGCATACCCACCCGCACCTGACCACCTCGCTGTTCAAGCGCTATATGGGCAGTGCCACCGAAGTGCGTCTGGGCGACCGCTCGTTCCGCCCGGAAGAACTCTCGGCGCTGGTGCTCAAAAGCCTGAAGGAAGACATCGAGCGTACCTACGGGCATACCGTCACCGAAGCCGTGATCAGCGTGCCCGCGTATTTCAGCGACGGCCAGCGCAAGGCCACGCGTATCGCCGGTGAACTGGCCGGGCTCACGGTTGAAAAACTGATCAACGAACCCACCGCCGCCGCCCTTGCCTACGGCCTGCATCAGCGTGACAAGGAAACGTCGTTCCTCGTGTTTGACCTGGGCGGCGGTACGTTCGACGTGTCGATCATCGAGCTGTTCGATGGGGTGATGGAAGTGCGCGCCAGCGCGGGTGACAACTTCCTCGGCGGCGAAGACTTCGACACGCTGTTGCTGGAACACTTCGTCGACAGCCAGCGCAACGCCCAGGGTTTCCCGCCCACCAGCAGCGTGCTGCAGGCCCTGCGCCGCGAAGCCGAGCGCGTGCGCAAGGCATTGGGCCAGGACGACAGCGCCGACTTCACCCTGCGTGTCGACGGCCAGCAATGGGTGAAAACCATCACCCAACAGGAACTGGCCAAGCTCTATACGCCCCTGCTGGAACGCCTGCGCGCACCGATCGAACGGGCGCTGCGCGATGCGCGAATTCGTGTCGGCGATCTCGATGAAATCCTGCTGGTGGGCGGCACCACGCGCATGCCGCTGGTGCGCAAACTTGCCGCCAGTCTGTTCGGACGCTTCCCGTCCATCAGCCTGGATCCCGACCAGGTGGTCGCCAACGGCGCGGCGATTCAGGCCGCGCTCAAAGCCCGGTCCGCGGCGCTGGAAGAAGTCGTGTTGACTGACGTATGCCCCTACACCCTGGGTATCGAAACCGCCAACCAGTACGGCAGCCACATCGAAAACGGTCATTACCTGCCGCTGATCGAACGCAACAGCAGCGTACCGGTGAGCCGGGTTAAAAGTGTGGTCACCCTTTCCGACGACCAGTCGCGCGTGCTGCTGAAAATCTATCAGGGTGAAAGCCGCCTGGTGAAAGACAACATCGAGCTGGGCCAACTGGAAATCCCGGTCCCCAAGCGCAAGGCCGGCGAGGTCTCGCTGGACGTGCGCTTCACCTACGACAACAACGGTCTGCTCGAAGCCCAGGTCAGCATCCCGCTGACGGGCGAGCAGCATTCGCTGGTGATCGAGAACAACCCGGGCGTGCTCAGCCCACAGGAAATCCAGCAACGCCTGCAAGCCCTGGCACTGTTGAAGATTCATCCGCGCGACCAACAGGTCAACACGGTGCTGACCGCGCGCCTCGAACGCCTCTACCAGGAAAGCCTGGGCGACGTGCGCCAGCAGTTGGGCCACTGGGCCGCGCAGTTCCAGCAAGTGCTCGATACCCAGGACGAACGCCGCATCCGCGAGGCCCGCAGCGAATTGACCCGACAACTTGAGCAACTCGATAACGGGTTCTGGCGCTGA